The following are encoded together in the Vigna unguiculata cultivar IT97K-499-35 chromosome 2, ASM411807v1, whole genome shotgun sequence genome:
- the LOC114173309 gene encoding metalloendoproteinase 1-like, with amino-acid sequence MKSYHFAFILLFFLLLHQSLSANFRVPYSSTAKAKKNTRGKTFENQWKREIWPPQPYAPQKKIEGLSLIKNYFVEFGYLQSFAPFSDFLDRGTILAIQNFQQRFNLQVTGNLNNQTLNQILLPRCGVPDKNFPHGFIDNEALPNYRNQWFAKRNLTYGFLPESEIPESMRKVFRDSFTRWAKAIEVLNPTETTYENADIKVGFYSFAEGVPEQLYGISSVRLEAGSNVSIGEIRLDGSYYWAVPSENDSVSWKEGVLDLESVAMHEIGHLLGLDHSFMEESVMYPYILPSQQRKIQMSNSDKNNILQQYSDAMSGYGGSWGVLVTTTLSLGFGYVVLLDSLWI; translated from the coding sequence ATGAAATCGTACCATTTtgcatttatattattgttcttcCTTCTTCTCCACCAATCCCTTTCCGCTAACTTCCGTGTCCCTTATTCTTCCACGGCCAAAGCAAAGAAGAACACAAGAGGCAAGACGTTTGAGAATCAATGGAAGAGGGAAATATGGCCCCCACAGCCATATGCACCACAGAAGAAAATCGAAGGTCTATCTCTCATCAAAAACTACTTTGTCGAATTTGGCTATCTTCAATCCTTTGCCCCATTCAGCGATTTTTTGGACCGGGGAACAATCTTGGCCATCCAAAACTTCCAGCAACGTTTCAACCTACAAGTTACCGGCAACCTGAACAACCAGACCCTCAACCAAATCCTACTACCACGTTGCGGTGTCCCCGACAAGAATTTCCCCCACGGCTTCATCGACAACGAGGCGTTGCCCAACTACAGGAACCAATGGTTCGCCAAGCGAAACCTCACCTACGGTTTTCTCCCGGAGAGTGAAATCCCAGAAAGCATGAGAAAAGTGTTCAGAGATTCCTTCACTCGCTGGGCGAAGGCCATAGAGGTTTTGAATCCGACGGAGACAACCTACGAAAACGCCGACATCAAAGTAGGGTTCTACAGTTTCGCAGAAGGTGTTCCGGAGCAGTTGTATGGGATAAGCTCTGTAAGGTTGGAAGCAGGTTCTAATGTGAGTATAGGGGAGATACGTCTTGACGGTTCCTATTACTGGGCGGTGCCGAGTGAAAACGACAGCGTATCGTGGAAGGAGGGGGTTTTGGACTTGGAGAGTGTGGCGATGCACGAGATAGGGCATTTACTTGGACTTGACCACTCTTTCATGGAGGAGTCTGTTATGTACCCTTATATTTTGCCATCACAACAACGAAAGATACAAATGTCGAATTCCGACAAGAACAACATTCTTCAACAGTATAGTGATGCCATGTCTGGTTATGGTGGAAGTTGGGGAGTGCTTGTAACTACCACCTTGTCCCTTGGATTTGGTTATGTGGTGCTTCTAGATTCATTGTGGATTTAG